The Mesorhizobium loti genome includes a region encoding these proteins:
- a CDS encoding family 16 glycosylhydrolase: MATVLNAKGVPLPYSGSSTRWYSATNSGPALYGSIYNDSLYGDSNVSVTMYGGKGDDIYYLYSTKNKAVELANEGVDTISTWMSYRLPAHFENLTVTGDKRYAFGNELNNIITGGSGQQTIDGLKGDDVLKGGSGADIFVVAPGNGSDLILDFSAEDTVRIGSYGFTSFEQVHANMVQSGANVRLDLSGTEFLVFANKTIDQFSASQFDLALDRSHLELTFSDEFNTLNLWNGSSGTWDTNFWWGGANGSSLTSNGELQWYIDTSYAPTSSVNPFSVEDGILTITAARAAEAIKPYINNYQYTSGLLTTYESFAQTYGYFEIRADMPEKQGAWPAFWLLPADGSWPPELDVIEMTGQDPNKLLLTSHSNETGTHTTAASTPFVSDTGGFHTYGVLWTEDELVWYFDDVEVAHAATPADMHEPMYMLVDLAVGGIAGAPADGLATPAEMQIDYIHAYSLNDWVI; this comes from the coding sequence ATGGCCACCGTCCTGAACGCCAAGGGCGTTCCACTTCCCTACAGCGGGTCCTCGACCAGGTGGTACTCGGCGACGAATTCCGGCCCGGCGCTTTATGGCAGCATCTACAACGACTCGCTCTACGGCGACAGCAATGTCAGCGTCACGATGTATGGCGGCAAGGGCGATGACATCTACTATCTGTATTCGACGAAGAACAAGGCGGTCGAGCTGGCCAATGAGGGTGTCGACACCATCTCGACCTGGATGAGCTACAGGCTCCCGGCGCATTTCGAGAACCTGACGGTCACGGGCGACAAACGCTATGCTTTCGGAAACGAGCTGAACAACATCATCACCGGCGGCTCCGGCCAACAGACGATCGATGGCTTAAAGGGCGACGACGTTCTCAAGGGCGGATCCGGGGCGGACATTTTCGTCGTGGCCCCCGGCAACGGCAGTGACCTGATCCTGGACTTTAGCGCCGAGGATACAGTGCGCATCGGGAGCTACGGCTTCACCTCCTTCGAACAGGTGCATGCCAACATGGTCCAGTCGGGAGCGAACGTCCGACTTGATCTATCCGGCACCGAGTTTCTCGTCTTCGCCAACAAGACGATCGACCAGTTCAGCGCAAGCCAGTTCGATCTGGCCCTGGACAGGTCGCATCTGGAACTCACCTTCTCGGACGAGTTCAACACGCTGAACCTGTGGAACGGCTCGAGCGGCACCTGGGACACGAACTTCTGGTGGGGAGGCGCGAACGGCAGTTCGCTCACGAGCAATGGCGAGCTTCAATGGTATATCGATACAAGCTACGCCCCGACGAGTTCCGTCAACCCGTTCAGCGTCGAGGACGGTATTCTCACGATTACCGCCGCCCGAGCCGCCGAGGCTATCAAGCCCTACATAAACAACTACCAATACACGTCAGGTTTGCTGACGACCTACGAATCCTTCGCACAGACCTACGGCTATTTCGAAATTCGGGCCGACATGCCCGAAAAACAAGGCGCATGGCCGGCCTTCTGGCTTCTGCCGGCGGACGGCTCCTGGCCACCGGAACTGGACGTCATAGAGATGACCGGTCAGGATCCAAACAAGCTTCTTCTGACAAGCCATTCGAACGAGACGGGAACGCATACGACAGCGGCCTCGACCCCCTTTGTCTCGGATACCGGAGGGTTCCACACCTACGGGGTGCTGTGGACGGAAGACGAACTCGTCTGGTATTTCGACGACGTCGAAGTTGCCCATGCCGCAACACCTGCCGACATGCACGAGCCGATGTATATGCTGGTCGATCTGGCAGTGGGCGGCATCGCGGGAGCGCCCGCCGACGGGCTTGCGACGCCCGCGGAAATGCAGATCGACTATATCCATGCCTATTCGTTGAACGATTGGGTTATCTAG
- a CDS encoding TetR/AcrR family transcriptional regulator: MRVSRSQAAENRETVINVASRLFRERGFDGIGLKDLMKGAGLTQGAFYKQFESKEDLAAQASRRAMESATHRWSAATAANPEHPLEAVISFYLSMGHRGERMDGCPIVALGSDAARQGQDVKASFEAGINEHLEILGRFIAEANGEQSDRKAMAILSTMVGAALLSRVVNDPDLAQAFLDAASDQVRETAGA, translated from the coding sequence ATGCGTGTGAGTCGTAGTCAGGCCGCGGAAAACCGCGAAACCGTGATCAATGTGGCAAGCCGGCTTTTTCGGGAGCGCGGCTTTGACGGCATCGGCCTCAAGGATCTGATGAAGGGTGCCGGGCTGACACAGGGCGCCTTTTACAAGCAATTCGAGTCAAAGGAGGACTTGGCAGCTCAAGCGTCCAGGCGGGCAATGGAGAGCGCCACCCACCGATGGTCGGCCGCAACCGCGGCAAACCCTGAGCATCCGCTCGAAGCAGTGATCTCCTTCTATCTCAGCATGGGCCATCGCGGAGAGAGGATGGACGGATGCCCGATCGTGGCACTCGGTTCGGATGCCGCCAGACAGGGCCAGGACGTGAAAGCGTCGTTCGAAGCAGGCATCAACGAGCATCTGGAGATCCTCGGCCGTTTCATTGCCGAGGCCAATGGCGAGCAGTCCGATAGGAAGGCCATGGCCATTCTCTCGACAATGGTCGGTGCGGCGCTCCTCTCGCGGGTCGTCAACGATCCTGACCTCGCGCAGGCCTTTCTGGATGCGGCGAGCGATCAGGTTCGCGAAACAGCTGGCGCTTGA
- a CDS encoding nucleoside deaminase, producing the protein MTRDQMLAHLRAADAVARETAAHGHHPFGCVLVGPDDRILMRQGNINTVRHAETELSRRAADAYPPDFLWSCTLVSTGEPCAMCTGTLYWANIGRLVYGFEETKLLALTGDHAENPTMDISSRTVLGSGQKQIAVHGPFPEMEEELLAPHLSFWRR; encoded by the coding sequence ATGACCCGCGACCAGATGCTCGCCCACCTGCGCGCCGCCGATGCGGTAGCGCGCGAGACCGCTGCGCATGGGCATCATCCTTTCGGCTGTGTGCTCGTCGGCCCGGATGACCGCATCCTCATGCGGCAAGGCAACATCAACACCGTGCGCCACGCCGAAACCGAACTCAGCCGGCGTGCCGCGGACGCCTATCCGCCTGACTTTCTCTGGTCCTGCACGCTGGTCTCAACCGGCGAGCCCTGCGCCATGTGCACCGGGACGCTCTACTGGGCGAATATCGGGCGGCTGGTCTACGGCTTCGAGGAGACCAAGCTTCTCGCGCTGACTGGCGACCACGCCGAGAATCCGACGATGGATATTTCCTCGCGCACGGTGCTCGGCTCGGGGCAGAAGCAGATCGCTGTCCACGGCCCCTTTCCCGAGATGGAGGAGGAGCTCCTCGCCCCGCATCTCAGTTTTTGGCGGCGCTAG
- the fabF gene encoding beta-ketoacyl-ACP synthase II yields MRRIVVTGMGAVTPLGANVEASWSRLLAGRSGIRRLPDDMVGDLPAKIGGVVPSLEEDPDAGFDPDGVLSAKDQRKVDRFILFALAAAEEALAQAKWKPALETDRLRTATIIASGVGGFPAITEAVRTVDLRGARRLSPFTVPSFLVNLAAGQISIRHGFKGPLGAPVTACAAGIQAIGDAARLIRANEADIAVCGGTEACMNVVSLGGFAAARSLSTGFNWAPAQASRPFDISRDGFVMGEGAGVLVIEALSHALARGATPLAELVGYGTTADAHHVTSGPEDGSGARRAMEIAIAQAGISPHEVRHLNAHATSTPVGDLGEIEAIKSVFGRDFAIAVSATKSATGHLLGAAGGLGAIFAILALRDQMAPPTLNLSAPDPAADGIDFVANEPRPMEMEYAISNGFGFGGVNASALFRRWTAPAARREGQGRS; encoded by the coding sequence ATGCGACGGATTGTTGTTACAGGCATGGGAGCAGTCACGCCCCTTGGCGCCAATGTTGAAGCGTCATGGTCGCGCCTGCTGGCCGGCCGTTCGGGCATTCGTAGGCTTCCGGACGATATGGTGGGAGACCTGCCGGCGAAGATTGGCGGCGTGGTTCCCTCCCTGGAAGAAGACCCCGACGCTGGCTTCGATCCTGATGGCGTCCTGTCCGCAAAAGATCAGCGCAAGGTGGATCGGTTCATTCTCTTTGCGCTGGCCGCGGCGGAAGAGGCGCTTGCACAGGCGAAATGGAAGCCTGCCTTGGAAACGGACCGCCTGCGCACGGCAACGATCATCGCTTCGGGGGTCGGCGGGTTCCCCGCCATCACAGAAGCCGTGCGCACGGTCGACCTGCGTGGCGCCCGCCGCCTGTCGCCTTTTACGGTGCCGTCCTTCCTGGTGAACCTCGCAGCAGGCCAGATCTCAATCCGTCATGGCTTCAAAGGTCCATTGGGCGCACCAGTGACGGCGTGTGCGGCCGGCATCCAGGCGATCGGCGACGCGGCCCGTCTCATCCGCGCGAACGAGGCTGATATTGCCGTTTGCGGCGGCACGGAAGCATGCATGAACGTCGTCAGTCTCGGTGGGTTTGCTGCGGCACGCTCTCTTTCAACCGGCTTCAATTGGGCGCCGGCTCAAGCCTCGCGTCCCTTCGACATATCGCGGGACGGCTTCGTCATGGGCGAAGGAGCCGGCGTGCTGGTCATCGAGGCGTTGAGCCACGCGCTGGCACGCGGCGCAACACCGCTCGCCGAGCTCGTCGGCTACGGCACGACGGCGGATGCTCATCACGTCACTTCTGGTCCCGAAGACGGCAGCGGCGCGCGCAGGGCCATGGAGATAGCGATTGCGCAAGCGGGGATTTCGCCGCACGAGGTTCGTCATCTCAATGCGCATGCGACCTCCACGCCAGTCGGCGACCTGGGCGAGATCGAAGCGATCAAGAGCGTGTTCGGCCGCGATTTCGCGATAGCCGTCAGCGCAACCAAATCGGCGACCGGACACCTGCTGGGCGCGGCCGGCGGGCTTGGAGCCATCTTCGCGATCCTGGCGCTCAGGGACCAGATGGCACCGCCGACACTCAATCTGAGCGCTCCCGATCCGGCCGCCGACGGCATCGACTTCGTCGCAAACGAGCCCCGGCCAATGGAGATGGAGTACGCGATCTCCAATGGCTTCGGCTTTGGCGGCGTGAATGCCAGCGCCTTGTTCAGGCGCTGGACCGCCCCGGCGGCCCGACGCGAGGGCCAGGGGCGCTCATGA
- a CDS encoding efflux RND transporter periplasmic adaptor subunit, which translates to MKKRTVIVLGSTLTAMSWAAAFATFATPAQEAPLVTDPRQEAPFVRLVSAAPVTGSERGFTGIIGARVQSNLGFRVPGKIVERLVDVGQNVKAGQPLMRIDDTDLRLALSAKRNAVAAARATVVQTQPDERRYASLLGSGWVTPQRYEQAKAAMDTAEAQLAAAEADARVAENEAAYAVLLADADGMVVETLGEPGQVVAAGQPIIRIAKAGPREAVVTLPETIRPAIGSAAEASVYGGDERRYSAHLRQLSDSADAQTRTYEARYVLDGEAAAAPLGATVTIRLASQVKQPEVQVPLGAVLDDGRKTGVWVLDSATSTVHFQPVQLVRVTSETAVISGLNSNVPIVSLGAHLLQEGALVRTASESGNK; encoded by the coding sequence GTGAAAAAGAGAACCGTTATCGTATTGGGATCGACCCTGACGGCGATGTCATGGGCGGCGGCATTCGCCACGTTTGCTACTCCTGCGCAGGAAGCCCCTTTGGTGACCGACCCGAGGCAGGAAGCACCATTCGTCAGACTGGTGTCGGCAGCGCCGGTGACCGGATCAGAACGCGGCTTCACCGGCATCATCGGGGCGAGGGTGCAGAGCAATCTCGGCTTTCGGGTTCCCGGCAAGATCGTGGAACGGCTGGTGGACGTCGGTCAGAATGTCAAAGCCGGTCAGCCGCTGATGCGGATTGACGATACCGATCTGCGCCTTGCGCTTTCGGCGAAGCGCAACGCCGTTGCCGCAGCGCGTGCAACCGTCGTTCAGACACAGCCGGATGAACGGCGATACGCCAGCTTGCTCGGCAGTGGGTGGGTCACACCCCAGCGCTACGAACAGGCAAAGGCTGCGATGGATACCGCCGAGGCGCAACTCGCCGCCGCCGAGGCCGACGCACGGGTCGCCGAAAACGAAGCGGCCTATGCAGTCCTTTTGGCGGACGCGGATGGAATGGTGGTTGAAACGCTCGGCGAGCCTGGGCAGGTCGTCGCTGCCGGCCAGCCAATCATCCGGATCGCCAAAGCCGGCCCCCGCGAAGCGGTGGTCACGCTTCCCGAAACGATCCGGCCGGCGATCGGCTCTGCGGCCGAGGCCAGCGTGTATGGTGGCGATGAGCGTCGCTACTCAGCGCATCTGCGGCAGTTGTCGGACTCCGCCGATGCCCAGACCCGCACCTATGAGGCCCGCTATGTGCTCGACGGCGAGGCTGCCGCGGCACCGCTTGGCGCGACGGTAACCATTCGGCTTGCAAGCCAGGTGAAGCAGCCGGAGGTTCAGGTGCCACTGGGAGCCGTGCTCGATGATGGCCGGAAGACCGGCGTTTGGGTGTTGGATAGCGCCACCTCGACCGTACACTTTCAGCCCGTCCAGCTTGTTCGTGTAACCAGCGAGACCGCTGTGATCTCAGGATTGAATTCCAACGTTCCCATTGTGTCGCTCGGCGCCCACCTCCTGCAGGAGGGCGCTCTCGTCCGGACTGCGTCCGAAAGCGGGAACAAATGA
- a CDS encoding Gfo/Idh/MocA family oxidoreductase, whose protein sequence is MKPRIAVLGCGYWGSNHIRTLKALGALHAVSDTNRARAEGFASEQDCLAIEPDQLFVRDDIDAIVMALPPQFHADLAVRAVESGKDVLVEKPIALTVADAERAVQAAKDNGRVFMVGHVLRFHPAFETLKELIDKGELGEVRYIHSHRLGLGKFHTENDALWDLAPHDLSMILAITGTEPIEVRGEGAALLDNLSDFAHLHMRFPNGLRSHLFTSRLNPYRERRLTVVGTKAMAVFDDVEPWERKLAVYRHAVWQDSGQWAFTTNEPSYVAVAQGMPLTRELEHFIQCIETRAEPRTSGEEAIRVLRILTAGTVTHTKS, encoded by the coding sequence ATGAAGCCGCGCATTGCAGTCCTCGGTTGCGGATACTGGGGCAGCAACCACATCCGCACCCTCAAGGCGCTCGGCGCGCTGCACGCGGTCTCCGACACCAACCGGGCCCGTGCCGAAGGCTTCGCCAGCGAGCAGGACTGCCTGGCGATCGAGCCGGACCAGTTGTTCGTCCGTGACGATATCGACGCCATCGTCATGGCACTGCCGCCGCAATTCCATGCCGACCTTGCCGTGCGTGCCGTCGAGAGCGGCAAGGACGTGCTGGTCGAAAAGCCGATCGCGCTGACGGTCGCCGACGCCGAGCGTGCGGTGCAGGCGGCCAAGGACAATGGCCGCGTCTTCATGGTCGGCCATGTGCTGCGGTTCCATCCCGCCTTCGAGACGCTGAAAGAGCTGATCGACAAGGGCGAACTCGGCGAAGTCCGCTACATCCACTCGCATCGGCTCGGCCTCGGCAAGTTCCACACCGAGAACGACGCGCTGTGGGACCTGGCGCCGCACGATCTGTCGATGATCCTGGCGATCACCGGCACAGAGCCGATCGAGGTTCGCGGCGAGGGGGCCGCCCTGCTCGACAATCTCAGCGACTTCGCGCATCTGCACATGCGTTTTCCCAACGGTCTGCGCAGCCATCTCTTCACCTCGCGTCTCAATCCCTATCGCGAGCGGCGGCTGACCGTGGTCGGCACCAAGGCGATGGCGGTGTTCGACGACGTCGAGCCATGGGAACGCAAGCTTGCCGTCTACCGCCACGCGGTGTGGCAGGACAGTGGCCAATGGGCTTTTACCACCAATGAGCCGTCCTATGTCGCGGTCGCCCAGGGCATGCCGCTGACGCGTGAGCTGGAGCACTTCATCCAGTGCATCGAGACGCGTGCCGAGCCGCGCACCAGCGGCGAGGAAGCGATCAGGGTGCTGCGCATCCTGACCGCTGGCACGGTCACCCACACCAAATCCTGA
- a CDS encoding response regulator transcription factor, with translation MSTLVVADPRGVYLAGLEWVLQKAGHDVVAQCRRPVDVLPYVERHKPDIIIVGLDIADAQTSGLSSRLKACNSALGIIFIVQPIGRLDIKEIQALDVDGLLLDGISHRYLVECVNAVATGKKWIDNKIVQQLLMPRSQPLPTSRLTGRETEIADLVSRGLRNKTIAQRLHVSEGTVKMHLHHVYEKLHLGSRAELAWVAHGKGLDHPGTGLL, from the coding sequence ATGTCGACTTTGGTTGTCGCGGACCCGCGGGGGGTGTATCTCGCCGGTCTGGAGTGGGTGTTGCAGAAGGCTGGACACGATGTTGTCGCCCAGTGCCGCCGCCCTGTCGACGTTCTCCCTTATGTGGAGCGCCATAAGCCTGATATCATCATCGTCGGCTTGGATATCGCGGACGCGCAGACATCCGGTCTTTCCTCCCGGCTGAAGGCCTGCAACAGTGCTCTCGGCATCATCTTCATCGTGCAGCCAATCGGCAGGCTCGATATCAAGGAAATACAGGCGCTCGACGTCGACGGCCTGCTGCTGGACGGCATCAGCCACCGCTATCTCGTCGAATGCGTGAATGCGGTGGCGACAGGCAAGAAGTGGATCGACAACAAGATCGTCCAGCAACTGCTGATGCCCCGATCGCAGCCGCTGCCGACGTCCAGGCTGACCGGGCGGGAGACCGAGATCGCCGATCTCGTCTCGCGTGGGTTGCGCAACAAGACCATCGCGCAGCGGTTGCACGTATCCGAAGGCACGGTGAAAATGCACCTGCACCACGTCTACGAGAAGCTGCATCTCGGCAGCCGGGCGGAGCTGGCCTGGGTGGCGCATGGCAAAGGCCTCGACCATCCAGGCACCGGCCTGCTCTGA
- a CDS encoding oxidoreductase has product MNKTNPGVALVTGASSGIGRATAEALLSAGFRVFGTSRRGASKQSDGVTMLTCDVTDDASVAKMVDDVLAKAGRIDLLVNNAGMGLFGGAEESSTAQAQALFDVNVFGVLRVTNAVLPAMRRQGKGRIVNLSSVQGFIPAPYFALYASTKHAIEGYSESLDHELRPFGIRVSLVEPAYTRTSFEDNLAAPDQLLDVYDSARASMTTSVRKAMEKGDAPEVVAKTVLAAAIDPAPKKRYAAGKMARQVSLLRRFVPSSAFDKSLRKQLGLPV; this is encoded by the coding sequence ATGAACAAGACCAATCCTGGCGTCGCCCTCGTCACAGGGGCATCTTCCGGAATCGGGCGGGCTACCGCCGAAGCCTTGCTAAGCGCTGGCTTTCGCGTATTCGGAACCAGCCGTCGTGGAGCCTCCAAACAATCCGACGGCGTTACCATGCTGACCTGCGACGTGACCGACGACGCGTCCGTTGCGAAAATGGTCGATGACGTTCTGGCCAAGGCCGGGCGCATCGACCTGCTTGTCAACAATGCCGGCATGGGTCTGTTTGGCGGCGCGGAGGAGTCCTCGACCGCCCAGGCCCAGGCGCTGTTCGACGTGAACGTCTTCGGCGTTCTCCGCGTGACCAACGCGGTGTTGCCGGCAATGCGACGCCAAGGGAAGGGCAGAATCGTCAATTTGAGTTCGGTACAGGGATTCATCCCCGCTCCCTATTTCGCACTTTACGCGTCGACCAAACATGCCATCGAGGGTTATTCCGAATCGCTCGATCACGAATTACGCCCGTTCGGCATTCGAGTTTCATTGGTAGAGCCCGCCTACACCCGTACGTCATTCGAGGACAATCTCGCCGCCCCCGATCAGTTGCTTGATGTCTATGACTCCGCGCGCGCCAGCATGACTACATCAGTGCGGAAAGCGATGGAAAAAGGCGATGCGCCGGAAGTGGTAGCCAAAACCGTTTTGGCCGCTGCGATCGATCCCGCTCCCAAGAAACGCTACGCGGCGGGAAAAATGGCGCGCCAGGTCAGTTTGCTGCGCCGCTTCGTCCCCTCGTCCGCCTTCGACAAAAGCCTGCGAAAGCAGCTCGGGCTGCCGGTCTGA
- a CDS encoding efflux RND transporter permease subunit: protein MSFNLSAIAVRERAVTLFFILLLVAAGAYAFLMLGRAEDPSFTIKTMTVTTAWPGATAREMQDLVAEPLEKRLQELTWYDRVETTARPGYAYMTVTLKDSTPSSVVQEEFYQARKKLGDEARNLPPGVFGPFVNDEYSDVSFALYALKAKGMPMRELARQAEVIRQDLLHVPGVKKINILGERPEQIFVEFSYAKLATLGVSAQDIVSALQRQNTVTPAGSIDTMGPRLFIRVDGAYDSVQAIADTPIVAAGRTLKLSDIAEVSRGYEDPPTYLIRRQGEPTIMLAAVMQKGWDGRALGKALEDKTAAIAQTLPLGMTLDKVSDQAVNITSAVDEFMLKFAMALGVVLLISLISMGWRVGIVVAAAVPLTLAVVFLIMLETGRFFDRITLGALILALGLLVDDAIIAIEVMVVKMEEGMDRIKAAAYAWSHTAAPMLSGTLVTIAGFVPVGFARSTAGEYAGNIFWVVGFALIVSWVVAVVFTPYLGVKMLPAIKPVEGGHHAIYNTPNYRRLRRLITFAVRHKFVTCGIVGIAFALSVVGMGGIKQQFFPTSDRPEVLVEVRLPEGASIETTTAAVEKLEHWLDSQPEAKIVTSYVGQGAPRFFFAMAPELPDPAFAKIVVLTPDAEAREALKHRLREAVAQGLAPEAYVRVTQLVFGPYTPFPVEFRVMGPDSTQLYGISEKALDIMRGVPDVRQANRDWGNRTPVLRFVPDQDRLNLIGLSPAEVAQQLQFLLTGIPVTQVREDIRNVPIVARSAGGERLDPARLADFSLVSRDGRSIPLDQIGHSEIRQEEPILKRRDRTPVVTIRADINEATQPPEVSKQIMKALQPLIASLPAGYHIEMGGSIEEAEKANTALAKVFPAMIAAMLIVIMLQVRSFSTMFMVVLTAPLGLVGVVPMLLTFHQPFGFNAILGMIGLAGILMRNTLILTEQIKENRAAGIDDYHAVIEATVQRTRPVILTALAAVLAFIPLTHSVFWGSMAYTLIGGTAAGTVLILLFLPALYTAWFRIKPTADEVPTADEINEVSTEELEMRPVMAAE, encoded by the coding sequence ATGAGCTTCAATCTGTCCGCGATCGCCGTTCGCGAACGCGCCGTCACCCTGTTCTTCATCCTCTTGCTGGTGGCTGCCGGTGCCTACGCCTTCCTCATGCTCGGCCGGGCCGAGGACCCGAGCTTCACCATCAAGACCATGACGGTTACGACGGCATGGCCGGGCGCGACGGCGCGCGAGATGCAGGATCTCGTCGCCGAACCGTTGGAGAAGCGGCTTCAGGAATTGACCTGGTACGACAGGGTCGAGACGACCGCACGGCCAGGGTATGCGTATATGACGGTCACGCTGAAGGACAGCACACCGTCATCCGTCGTGCAGGAGGAGTTCTACCAGGCTCGCAAGAAACTCGGGGATGAAGCCCGCAACCTGCCGCCCGGCGTCTTCGGCCCCTTCGTCAACGACGAGTATTCGGATGTGAGCTTCGCCCTTTATGCGCTGAAGGCCAAAGGCATGCCGATGCGGGAGCTCGCGAGGCAGGCGGAGGTGATCCGCCAGGACCTCCTGCACGTGCCCGGCGTCAAGAAGATCAACATCCTTGGTGAACGTCCCGAACAGATATTCGTGGAGTTTTCCTATGCCAAGCTGGCAACCCTCGGCGTGTCGGCACAGGACATCGTCTCCGCCTTGCAGCGGCAGAACACCGTCACGCCCGCAGGCTCGATCGACACAATGGGGCCGCGGCTCTTCATTCGGGTCGATGGCGCTTATGACAGCGTTCAGGCGATCGCCGACACGCCTATTGTCGCTGCGGGGCGGACGTTGAAGCTCTCCGACATTGCCGAGGTCAGCCGCGGCTATGAGGACCCTCCCACATACCTCATCCGGCGTCAGGGCGAGCCCACCATCATGCTCGCGGCGGTTATGCAGAAGGGCTGGGATGGACGCGCGCTCGGCAAGGCACTTGAGGACAAGACTGCCGCGATCGCACAAACACTGCCGCTCGGCATGACGCTCGACAAGGTAAGCGACCAAGCCGTCAACATCACCTCGGCGGTCGACGAATTCATGTTGAAATTCGCGATGGCGCTCGGCGTCGTGCTGCTGATCAGCCTGATCAGCATGGGATGGCGTGTCGGAATCGTCGTGGCGGCTGCCGTCCCTCTGACGCTCGCCGTCGTGTTCCTCATCATGCTGGAAACCGGCCGGTTCTTCGATCGCATCACGCTCGGCGCCCTCATTCTGGCGCTTGGTCTTCTCGTGGACGACGCCATCATCGCCATCGAGGTGATGGTGGTGAAGATGGAAGAGGGCATGGACCGCATCAAGGCGGCGGCCTATGCATGGAGCCACACTGCGGCGCCGATGCTATCGGGAACTCTGGTGACGATCGCGGGCTTCGTGCCGGTGGGTTTTGCGCGCTCGACGGCCGGCGAATACGCCGGCAACATTTTTTGGGTCGTGGGGTTCGCCCTCATCGTCTCATGGGTCGTGGCGGTGGTCTTCACGCCCTATCTCGGCGTCAAAATGCTGCCCGCGATCAAACCGGTCGAAGGCGGTCACCACGCCATTTACAACACGCCTAACTATCGACGTTTGCGGCGGCTCATCACCTTTGCCGTGCGGCATAAATTTGTAACCTGCGGTATCGTCGGCATCGCCTTCGCGCTTTCCGTCGTCGGTATGGGGGGCATCAAACAGCAGTTCTTTCCGACATCCGACCGCCCCGAAGTGTTGGTGGAGGTTCGCCTGCCGGAAGGTGCCAGCATCGAGACGACAACCGCCGCGGTCGAGAAGCTCGAACATTGGTTGGATAGCCAGCCCGAGGCCAAGATCGTGACGAGCTATGTCGGTCAGGGCGCTCCGCGCTTCTTCTTCGCGATGGCACCGGAACTGCCTGATCCTGCCTTCGCGAAGATCGTCGTGCTGACCCCGGACGCCGAAGCGCGTGAGGCGTTGAAGCACCGGCTCCGGGAGGCCGTGGCGCAGGGGCTTGCGCCCGAGGCGTATGTCCGCGTTACGCAACTCGTGTTCGGCCCTTACACGCCGTTCCCGGTCGAGTTCCGGGTCATGGGACCCGATTCCACGCAACTCTACGGCATTTCCGAAAAGGCCCTCGACATCATGCGGGGCGTCCCGGACGTGCGACAGGCCAACCGCGACTGGGGCAATCGCACGCCCGTACTTCGCTTCGTCCCGGATCAGGATCGACTAAACCTTATCGGCCTCTCGCCGGCGGAGGTGGCACAGCAACTGCAATTCCTCCTCACCGGCATCCCCGTTACGCAGGTTCGCGAGGATATCCGCAATGTCCCCATCGTGGCACGCAGCGCCGGCGGTGAGCGGCTGGATCCGGCGCGTCTGGCGGATTTCTCACTCGTGAGCCGAGACGGCCGCTCGATTCCGCTCGACCAGATCGGGCATTCGGAAATCCGTCAGGAAGAGCCAATCCTGAAGCGCCGCGATCGCACGCCCGTTGTCACGATCCGCGCGGACATCAATGAGGCGACGCAGCCTCCGGAGGTCTCCAAGCAGATCATGAAGGCCCTTCAGCCTTTGATTGCGTCACTTCCGGCCGGCTATCACATCGAAATGGGCGGATCGATCGAAGAGGCGGAAAAGGCCAATACCGCCCTGGCTAAAGTCTTCCCGGCCATGATAGCCGCCATGCTGATCGTCATCATGCTGCAGGTGCGATCCTTCTCAACGATGTTCATGGTCGTGCTGACAGCACCGCTTGGCCTTGTCGGCGTCGTGCCGATGCTGCTCACCTTCCACCAGCCCTTCGGCTTCAACGCCATTCTGGGCATGATAGGGCTGGCCGGCATCCTGATGCGCAACACGCTGATCCTGACTGAACAGATCAAGGAAAACCGCGCTGCCGGCATTGACGACTATCACGCCGTCATCGAGGCCACCGTGCAACGCACCCGGCCCGTCATTTTGACCGCACTTGCCGCCGTGCTGGCCTTCATCCCCCTCACGCACTCCGTCTTCTGGGGTTCAATGGCCTATACACTGATCGGCGGCACGGCGGCCGGCACGGTGTTGATCCTGCTCTTCCTCCCCGCGCTCTACACTGCGTGGTTCCGAATCAAGCCGACTGCGGATGAGGTCCCGACTGCGGATGAAATCAATGAGGTTTCGACGGAGGAACTGGAAATGCGACCAGTTATGGCTGCTGAGTAG